TAGGTAAGGTTATATGAAGTTGATCAAAAAGCACACTAAAAATACGTCCCGAATTTCTATGTTGACTTTGTTTCTCCGCCTGTTTTGAAAAGAGAAGCGTCTTCTTTAGCGTATGAATGAGTTTCGAGGAAGCAATAGACTAACTGCCCCTATCATCTTTTGCTAACCCCCCTAGGTTCTGGGAGGGGCATAGCAATCAACGCACCCTATTCAAGCTCGTTACCCAAAAATTTTACCGCCCAGGACGTGTTCGTGTCAGCACCTGAACAGGACAGGGAAACTACGCATTACAAGTGGAAAAAGTGTTTTCTCTTTATTCAAGAACGCCTGAGACCTTAGCCTACCTCGGTCCTTTTTACTCGCTTTTTGACTACTTATTATAAGATATACTTTACCTGCAAAATAAATTACATAATATATGATATTGCATGGACATGGTAGCATTATGTAAAAATTGTGGAATAAATAAGTAATTTGTCTGAGATTAAATGAGGCAGATTGCATACAGTGGTGTAAAGAGTGGTGGCAGAAGCGTTTAAACAAAGATGTATATAGGAAAAAGTTAATAACTGGTTGACGATACCTGAATTTTTGTAATATACTTTATTCAACAATGTTGAATAAAAGGAAACCTAATCGAATATTTATATAATTAAACACAGCGCAGCTATGCAATTTATTAATCCGCTATGTAACTGGTAGGAAGCTCCGCCCTTCCATGCTACAAGTTGAAAACCAAGGGTAAATCTAGAAATCAGTTGCTCGTCAATTGTCCGATCCTGTTCTGAGGTCGCTAGGTCGTATCTTTGTGATATGAACAAGTAACGAGGGGGTTTTCTTATATTTGGAGTAACAAATCGAGGTTAATATCCTGCTTTATATTGAAAACGCATTCTTTTAGAGGTGCCCTTCTTCGGTGGGATACGAGGTATAACCTGCTGTGAGCATATTCCGAACGCCATATAGAGGTTCAACTTTAAAGTGTCAGCTAGTTGTACGAAAAAAGCGTTGGCATAAGGAAGGTCATCTACTGTTAAGAGAGGGGGAGGAAAATGAATTATCCTGATTTTATTCATCTTAAGGAAGTAGGTCCAAGAGATGGTTTGCAAAATGAGAAGGTGTTTATTGACACAGAAGATAAAGTAAAATGGATTAATATGTTATCCGACTCAGGAATTGGAGAGATTGAATATTCTTCATTTGTACATCCGAAATGGATTCCTCAATTAAAAGATGCTCGAGAAGTAGGCAGAAAAATAAAGCGGAATAAGAACGTGTTTTATTCTGCACTTGTTCCAAATCTAAAGGGTTTAGAGCATGCTTTAGAAGCGGGAATTGATGGAGCATCTGTATTCATGTCTGTCAGTGAAACACATAACAAAAAAAATATTAATAAAACTGTTGCAGAAACGTATCCCGTATTACGCGAAGTGATCAGAGAAGCAAAGACGGCAGGTAAGAATGTGACTGGTTATGTGTCAACCGTTTTTGATTGTCCCTATGAAGGGAAGGTGGAGCCGGAGCAAGTACTTCGTGTATGTGATCAGCTGATTGCTGATGGAGTAGATGCAATTTCATTGGGAGATACGATTGGAACAGCAGTACCTTCACAGGTCGAAAGACTTTTGGAACGGATGCTGTCGCATTTTAATCCGGAACAATTAATTCTTCATTTCCATGATACGCGAGGAATGGCAATAGCAAATATTTTGACGTCCCTGCAGTATGGCATTACGCACTTTGATAGTTCAGTTGGCGGCTTGGGAGGTTGTCCATATGCAAAAGGAGCGGCAGGGAACGTAGCAACAAATGATGTCCTCTATCTGTTGCATGGTTTGGGAATTAAAACCGGTATTAAAGAAGAGAAAATGCAACAAGCTGCTTTATATATACAAGATAAACTTGGCAAACAGCTACCGAGTAAAACGGTAGCCTCTCAGGCAAGTAATTATTAGAAAGACTTTTGTTTTTTGCCTCTATAAAGCTCTCTTTGAAATAATATTTCAATATTACGTTTAAAAAGAAAAAGTGATATGTCAAGTAGAAAATAAATTAAATATGAAGTTATCAAGGTACAACTTGTTTAAAAAAGGCATTAAGAAACTAGACCAGTAATTAAATGTAAAATATTGAAATTGATGAAAGGATATGAAAGCTATTTAAGCTTCAGTTATCTACGCTACTACCATCCAAGTTCGAATCATCAAGGTGCACAGCCTACGTGTATGAAGGTCGAAACGCACATTGGGAAACAGTCTTTATAATGTGGTCAAACCCACAAGGAGGAAAAAAATTGTCCTAAATGATCCTAAGACCATAATTTAGGAACATCTTAGAACGTCCAAGAAATGGACATATCCAGTAATAGCATGCGCAGGTAATAAGTAGCTTGGAACGCAAGGCGTCGACTCCTGTGGGAAAAGCATGAGCCCCCGGACCCCGCAACGAGCGCTTTTTGCGAGTGAGGAGGCTCAAGAAGACCTGAGGAAAGCGTCCGCCTGTAGTGTAAAGGGACGAGTTCAACGCACGTATAAAATTCTCAAGCAGTAAAACAAATTAAAATGTAACAAACAATGGGCGAAATAATAACGTCTAAATATAATATACGAGGAAGGATAATAGTATGAAAACCGCTAGAAATCCAAAAAGTGTTCATTCTCCCGTGGCGCCTTATGTGCATCAAATCGAAGTTTCAAACCCGATGAGGTGGTTAACCATTTCTGGACAATTAGGTATGGATGTAGATGGAAATGTCCCGGAGAATCCTTTAGAACAATTGAAATTGACATTTCAAAATATAAAAAATAATTTATTGAAAGCTAATATGGAAATAAAAGATAATACGAAATTGGTATTTTACTTAGTCGGAGAAATAGATGCCACAGAACGAAAAAAAGTGATAAGTGATTTTTTAGAGGACCATCTGCCTTGCACTACGATGGTGTATGTAGTTGCTTTAGCAGCACCTCAATTTAAAGTTGAAATTGATGCCTGGGCATGTAAAGAAGCGTAAAATTTGCTAGTTTATAACTGGATGGCACGAATGAAAAATACATTTCCTTCGTTTCTTCGTTGTAGTTTTCATTACTACAATTTACGAAAACGGCGGATTTTTTATTCTCTCTCCAAGCAGTCTACTAATTTCTATTTAAAAATAATTAAATTAGGTATTGACCTAATTTATTTTCTCCTATATGATGGTACTGCGTCCGGTGCAATCGTTTGCGCAAATAATGCAGATAGTTTTATAAACAGTAAAGTTTGAGCTTATTATTAAGCTGTTTATTAAGAATTTACAAATAATTTAAGTGTATGTAAGTCAATGTGACTCCGGAAAACGATTGCACAAAATGGCTGTTTTTATTACCATGGAGAGGGGAAGGCAACATGGAGAAGATGTTCTCATTTGATTTCT
This genomic interval from Virgibacillus pantothenticus contains the following:
- a CDS encoding hydroxymethylglutaryl-CoA lyase, producing MNYPDFIHLKEVGPRDGLQNEKVFIDTEDKVKWINMLSDSGIGEIEYSSFVHPKWIPQLKDAREVGRKIKRNKNVFYSALVPNLKGLEHALEAGIDGASVFMSVSETHNKKNINKTVAETYPVLREVIREAKTAGKNVTGYVSTVFDCPYEGKVEPEQVLRVCDQLIADGVDAISLGDTIGTAVPSQVERLLERMLSHFNPEQLILHFHDTRGMAIANILTSLQYGITHFDSSVGGLGGCPYAKGAAGNVATNDVLYLLHGLGIKTGIKEEKMQQAALYIQDKLGKQLPSKTVASQASNY
- a CDS encoding RidA family protein, producing MKTARNPKSVHSPVAPYVHQIEVSNPMRWLTISGQLGMDVDGNVPENPLEQLKLTFQNIKNNLLKANMEIKDNTKLVFYLVGEIDATERKKVISDFLEDHLPCTTMVYVVALAAPQFKVEIDAWACKEA